In Stomoxys calcitrans chromosome 2, idStoCalc2.1, whole genome shotgun sequence, the following proteins share a genomic window:
- the LOC106086243 gene encoding RB1-inducible coiled-coil protein 1, protein MLYVFHVDVGRMLNFDMTVALSSVENLKDTIERLHGIPAVNIVLLVSGGEMLTSSTQVSYYSAGTDTNPIYMFLTGDVKLPPIMPPVEADLDLREQVERSLELPPVYDTVVKRAQIASRMHDLARDEERMCERLVHEQHLQQQGWSAVVANMEDLTEEFRQRFRTFCEAFDTHLKKRSSYLELLRNFADDLTKLSRIPILPGLMPLAEADFHGFDEFLENDDVFSRSTNAQESVLLAGANPDADGAASAEDTVSGVQKPVENANVGESATGGSSSDNRDDKSTSSTSTSPNKKLKMGTDSNEERISQTSQTSTSSTARRLNLLQWITSKENHNALKTMSDECVQGLGTFNEDVYEKLKHEVQNIIKLAEQGDVKEIKGLGERLCKLEEFKYKIKSMVKDQRELSTAFQQNQNRAINLRDASILPDLCASHQSQLLVMLQNHQKIRDHRRCIAKAKDELGSNLYARLKRIVYIENAMSEFDNRLLFYLRCLRRAERHIHIIDQIHQAPNMYVAAVTEVMRRKIFSSEFRLWASKLAEDFDGIHSEEMKRRQQFNVNFEGHFLNILFPGMTDMPPAFANEYPLVFDARLPNITKSDIDVLTTHLPEMASQIQLPDMEPVIYFFVSRSGTHQRERFEELLKQKQNESEMHDCLKLLSAEDVEQTNATSSCKVSAMQTSGKMLTNPRVNELRKADATAAGGDESETDTETEFEQVTALSNQQSVATSTTENQFQLQTIAKSTITDEILMQSAETLTEENAETLRVEVIRMRAMLGAMSKLALDCIQLARTNLQTFREETMTQKEDLHSELQNLNDKWNVIRMQCEAREQEISREMEKGEQDMLMLAKELEKRSAELQAEREQNREMATMRIKCATLEAQLEELREKLKFVDAERNQAVSEAREKLIHEHKTEIESLRQRFKLMTSMEKYPSDQNLDAPTTSERSSLEQQHVIDKTQHESVLKQLRMELEAEKERAIAAAIEMAKIFPLNSESVMANVTVLKQMLEEKERQLEQLREKDLMLTKENYQLKTRLDALTNEEGNSWLKEKIDYLHRDKCRLEEELNQEKSKRLEMETSVAALRGSTHEQAVIPHSQSSGSSHKFIVLEGCTKGDLVFVVWSLRHGQFMVVQDSPSLYFVHGDSLAALNLGLPDNSDEPTIPLPYYAIGRVIDKQYCQARKDENRYRVKKGSKFYRIKLAPLMSRQSMRRERVEYFTMSISRSISQCETHNYAALAPASSSSLSATTSMTVTTSINAATANDIVDGLSGAEALPPLATSPITVITTTASQSMANSAGGTPMLAFKERTMSITSVTEEDDEPISLLSDRCRYISVSEEDENAIAEMVEETMAGIMTTTATVAAATAPTLGAVVTATNLQPTVITEQPTATASKLELDLMLASADINTTTDTPYTITIEPTGEAEENTVTNINNNTVCSSSSSSSLNTNTAASTLAALNMPEVVGGNRDDDDVDAASTFMPQIMVPSMETLHHQQQLSATTTAAIFISPPPPQPSSSSPSEMAEKSSPSIPTSIGTTTSEDSDEYRSLEPKDDQDFPISE, encoded by the exons ATGTTGTACGTTTTTCATGTCGACGTGGGTCGCATGCTGAATTTCGATATGACGGTCGCCCTGTCGTCCGTTGAGAATCTAAAAGACACCATTGAACGCCTGCATGGCATACCAGCTGTGAATATAGTCCTGCTGGTGAGTGGTGGTGAAATGTTAACATCTTCCACACAGGTCTCTTATTACTCAGCCGGCACGGATACAAATCCTATTTATATGTTTTTAACGGGCGATGTCAAATTGCCACCCATTATGCCTCCTGTGGAAGCGGATTTGGATTTGCGCGAGCAAGTAGAGCGTAGCCTTGAACTGCCGCCGGTATATGATACTGTGGTGAAACGGGCGCAGATAGCGTCACGCATGCATGATTTGGCCAGAGATGAGGAACGCATGTGCGAGCGTCTCGTACATGAGCAACATTTACAACAGCAGGGATGGTCGGCGGTAGTGGCCAATATGGAAGATTTAACCGAGGAGTTTCGACAGCGATTTCGTACTTTCTGCGAGGCCTTTGATACGCATTTAAAGAAGAGATCCTCCTATCTGGAGTTACTGAGGAATTTTGCCGATGATTTAACAAAGCTATCGCGCATTCCTATATTGCCAGGGCTGATGCCTTTGGCTGAGGCAGACTTTCATGGTTTCGATGAGTTCTTAGAAAACGATGATGTTTTCTCACGTTCAACGAACGCCCAAGAGTCTGTATTATTGGCTGGTGCTAATCCAGATGCAGATGGAGCAGCATCGGCAGAGGATACAGTGTCCGGTGTTCAGAAGCCTGTGGAAAACGCAAATGTGGGAGAAAGTGCGACTGGTGGAAGCTCCTCCGATAATCGAGATGACAAATCTACTTCATCCACTTCTACTTCGCCCAACAAGAAGTTGAAGATGGGCACAGACTCCAATGAGGAGCGTATTTCGCAAACCTCCCAGACATCGACATCTTCCACGGCACGCAGGCTTAATCTCCTACAATGGATTACTTCCAAAGAAAATCACAACGCCTTGAAGACCATGTCTGATGAGTGTGTCCAAGGTCTGGGCACTTTCAACGAGGACGTATACGAAAAGTTAAAACACGAAGTACAGAACATAATTAAACTTGCCGAGCAGGGAGATGTCAAGGAAATCAAGGGCTTGGGGGAACGTCTTTGCAAACTGGAAGAgttcaaatataaaataaaaagtatggTCAAGGATCAGCGTGAACTGTCCACAGCCTTCCAGCAAAATCAAAACAGGGCCATTAACCTCAGAGATGCTTCAATTTTACCCGATCTATGTGCCTCGCATCAATCTCAGCTATTGGTTATGTTACAGAATCACCAAAAGATTCGGGATCATCGTAGGTGTATAGCCAAGGCAAAGGACGAATTGGGATCGAACCTGTATGCCCGCCTGAAACGCATTGTGTACATCGAAAATGCCATGAGTGAATTCGACAACCGCCTGCTGTTTTATTTGCGGTGCCTGCGGAGAGCTGAGCGCCATATACACATCATAGATCAGATCCATCAGGCGCCAAATATGTATGTGGCCGCCGTAACGGAGGTTATGCGACGCAAAATATTTTCCTCTGAGTTTCGCTTGTGGGCCTCAAAGTTGGCGGAAGATTTCGATGGCATCCACAGTGAGGAAATGAAGAGACGCCAACAGTTTAATGTGAACTTTGAGGGGCACtttctcaatattttatttcctgGCATGACAGACATGCCACCGGCCTTTGCCAATGAGTATCCGCTGGTGTTTGATGCACGTCTTCCCAACATCACCAAATCCGATATAGATGTTCTTACAACACATTTACCCGAAATGGCCTCGCAGATACAGTTACCCGACATGGAACCtgtgatatatttttttgtttctcgtTCGGGAACGCATCAGCGGGAACGATTTGAAGAATTGCTCAAACAAAAGCAAAACGAGTCCGAAATGCACGATTGCTTGAAGCTACTTTCGGCAGAGGACGTAGAACAAACTAACGCAACCTCCTCCTGCAAAGTCTCTGCCATGCAGACGAGTGGGAAAATGTTGACCAATCCTCGCGTAAATGAGCTGCGTAAAGCGGATGCTACGGCCGCGGGCGGCGATGAGTCGGAAACTGACACTGAAACCGAGTTTGAGCAGGTGACCGCACTCAGCAACCAGCAATCGGTGGCCACTTCAACAACGGAAAATCAATTCCAGCTACAAACAATAGCCAAGAGTACCATAACCGATGAAATACTTATGCAAAGTGCAGAAACCCTAACGGAGGAGAACGCAGAAACACTCCGAGTGGAAGTTATACGTATGAGGGCTATGTTAGGGGCAATGTCTAAATTGGCTTTGGACTGTATACAATTGGCTAGAACTAACCTGCAGACTTTCCGCGAGGAGACAATGACACAAAAAGAGGATCTGCACTCCGAATTGCAAAATCTAAACGACAAATGGAATGTCATACGAATGCAATGCGAGGCCAGAGAACAAGAAATCTCCAGAGAAATGGAAAAAGGCGAACAGGATATGTTGATGCTGGCAAAGGAGCTGGAGAAGCGCAGTGCCGAATTGCAAGCGGAGAGAGAACAGAATCGTGAGATGGCCACAATGCGCATAAAATGTgccactctggaggctcaattAGAAGAGTTGCGTgagaaattgaaatttgttgaTGCGGAACGAAATCAGGCTGTGTCTGAAGCACGGGAAAAACTTATACATGAACATAAAACTGAAATAGAATCACTGCGTCAGCGTTTTAAGCTTATGACATCAATGGAAAAATATCCCTCTGATCAGAACTTGGATGCGCCCACAACAAGTGAACGATCGTCATTGGAACAGCAGCATGTCATTGACAAGACACAGCACGAGAGCGTTTTAAAACAATTGCGCATGGAGTTGGAAGCTGAAAAAGAGAGAGCCATAGCGGCCGCCATTGAAATGGCGAAAATATTCCCATTAAATTCAGAATCTGTGATGGCTAACGTTACTGTCCTTAAGCAAATGCTCGAGGAAAAAGAAAGGCAATTGGAACAATTGCGTGAAAAAGATCTCATGTTAACTAAAGAAAATTACCAACTAAAAACGCGCCTGGATGCGCTCACCAATGAGGAAGGCAACAGTTGGCTAAAGGAGAAAATCGATTATTTGCATCGTGACAAATGTCGTCTAGAGGAGGAACTAAATCAAGAAAAATCGAAACGCTTAGAGATGGAAACATCAGTTGCTGCTCTGAGGGG GTCCACTCATGAACAAGCTGTTATACCCCATTCCCAATCAAGTGGCTCTAGTCATAAATTTATTGTTTTAGAAGGCTGCACCAAGGGTGATTTGGTGTTTGTGGTTTGGAGCTTGCGTCATGGACAGTTTATGGTGGTCCAAGATTCGCCCAGTTTATATTTTGTCCATGGCGATAGTTTGGCAGCTTTAAATTTGGGTTTACCGGACAATAGTGATGAACCTACAATACCGCTGCCTTATTATGCCATAGGACGTGTGATTGACAAGCAGTATTGTCAGGCACGCAAG GATGAAAATCGTTATCGTGTCAAAAAAGGCTCCAAATTCTATCGTATCAAATTAGCACCATTGATGTCCAGGCAATCTATGAGACGTGAACGTGTAGAAT ACTTCACTATGTCAATCAGCCGTTCTATATCACAGTGCGAGACTCATAACTATGCAGCTCTAGCACCAGCATCCTCATCTTCATTGTCAGCAACAACGTCGATGACTGTCACAACATCAATTAATGCTGCTACAGCAAACGATATTGTGGATGGATTAAGTGGTGCCGAAGCACTGCCTCCCTTAGCTACATCGCCCATAACTGTTATAACGACCACAGCCAGTCAGTCTATGGCGAATAGTGCTGGTGGAACACCAATGTTAGCATTCAAGGAGCGTACAATGAGCATCACAAGCGTAACAGAAGAAGACGATGAACCGATATCGTTGCTCAGTGATCGTTGTCGTTACATTAGTGTAAGTGAAGAAGATGAGAATGCTATAGCCGAGATGGTGGAAGAGACAATGGCGGGGATAATGACGACGACAGCAACAGTAGCAGCAGCAACTGCTCCAACATTAGGAGCAGTAGTAACAGCAACAAATTTGCAACCAACTGTGATAACAGAGCAGCCAACAGCAACAGCCAGCAAATTGGAATTAGATTTAATGTTGGCCTCTGCTGATATAAATACTACAACAGATACACCATACACCATAACAATAGAGCCGACTGGTGAAGCGGAAGAAAACACTGTGACAAACATTAATAATAACACCGTCTgctcctcgtcctcctcctcctccttaaACACCAATACAGCAGCGAGCACATTGGCAGCATTAAATATGCCTGAAGTAGTAGGCGGTAATAGAGACGACGATGATGTTGATGCAGCTAGCACATTTATGCCACAAATTATGGTACCTTCTATGGAAACATTGCATCATCAACAGCAATTATCGGCCACAACAACAGCAGCTATCTTTatatcaccaccaccaccacaaccatcatcatcatcaccatcggaAATGGCGGAGAAGAGCTCTCCATCTATACCAACATCAATTGGTACCACCACAAGTGAGGATTCGGATGAATATAGATCTTTGGAACCTAAAGATGATCAGGATTTTCCGATATCCGAATAG